From Cricetulus griseus strain 17A/GY chromosome 1 unlocalized genomic scaffold, alternate assembly CriGri-PICRH-1.0 chr1_0, whole genome shotgun sequence, a single genomic window includes:
- the LOC100750587 gene encoding anionic trypsin-2-like isoform X2, whose protein sequence is MNPLLMLALVGAAVALPVDDGDKIVGGYTCQKNSIPYQVSLNSGYHFCGGSLINEQWVVTAAHCYKTRIQVRVGEHNINDLEGDEQFATAAKIIRHPSFVRKTLDNDIMLIKLASPVTLSARVATVALPTSSVPAGTQCLISGWGNTLSFGELYPDLLQCLEAPVLTQAECKAAYPGKITDNMFCAGFLAGGKDSCQGDSGGPLVCNGELQGIVSWGYGCALADNPGVYTKVVNYVDWIQSTIASE, encoded by the exons ATGAATCCACTCCTGATGCTGGCGCTTGTGGGAGCTGCTG TTGCCCTTCCTGTTGATGATGGTGACAAGATTGTTGGAGGCTACACCTGTCAGAAGAACTCCATTCCATACCAGGTGTCCCTGAACTCTGGCTACCACTTCTGTGGAGGCTCCCTCATCAATGAGCAATGGGTGGTGACTGCAGCTCATTGCTACAAGAC TCGCATCCaagtgagagtgggagagcacAATATCAATGACCTTGAGGGTGACGAGCAGTTTGCCACTGCTGCTAAGATCATCAGGCACCCCAGCTTCGTGAGGAAGACCCTGGACAATGACATCATGCTGATCAAGCTGGCTTCTCCTGTGACTCTCAGTGCCCGGGTGGCCACTGTAGCTCTGCCCACCTCCTCTGTACCTGCTGGCACTCAGTGCCTCATCTCTGGCTGGGGCAACACCCTCAGCTTTGGGG AGCTTTATCCAGACTTGCTCCAGTGCCTAGAGGCACCCGTGTTGACTCAGGCTGAATGTAAAGCTGCCTATCCCGGAAAGATCACTGATAACATGTTCTGTGCTGGCTTCCTTGCAGGAGGCAAGGATTCCTGCCAG GGTGACTCTGGTGGCCCTTTGGTCTGCAATGGAGAGCTCCAGGGCATTGTCTCCTGGGGCTATGGCTGTGCCTTGGCAGATAACCCTGGTGTGTACACCAAGGTCGTCAACTATGTGGACTGGATTCAGAGCACCATTGCTTCGGAGTAG